The following DNA comes from Kluyveromyces lactis strain NRRL Y-1140 chromosome E complete sequence.
TTCGAATACATCGATCCACATCCAGAGGACCCCCGCCGTATCTACCGTGTTTACAAGATCCTAGCGGAGAATGGATTGATTCAGGACCCAACTTTGAGTGGTGCAGATTCGATCGGAGATCTAATGGTGAAGGTTCCCGTACGTGAAGctgaagaggaagaaatTTTGCAAGTCCATTCAAGACAGCATTTGGATTTCATATCACAGACAGAACAGCTCGAACGTGAAAGTTTACTCAAGGAGACTGAGGGTGGAGATTCCGTGTATTTCAATAATGACTCGTATCTTAGTGCCAAACTTTCATGCGGTGGTGCTATCGAAGCATGTAAGGCTGTCGTCGAGGGAAGAGTGAAAAACTCAATAGCTGTAGTAAGGCCACCTGGTCATCACGCTGAACCTGAAATTGCTGGtggtttttgtttgttcaGTAACGTAGCCGTCGCTGCTGCAAATATGCTCAAATCGTATCCTGAAAGTGTTCGTAAAATCATGATCGTTGATTGGGATATCCATCATGGTAACGGAACTCAAAAGGCCTTCTATGACGATGATAGAGTTTTATATGTATCTCTTCACAGGTATCAATTAGGCAAGTATTACCCAGGTACTATCCATGGAAACTATGACCAAACCGGCGAAGGGAAAGGTGAAGGTTTCAATTGTAATATAACGTGGCCAACAGGCGGTGTTGGTGATGCTGAATACATGTGGGCTTTTGAACAAGTTATCATGCCAATGGGTCGCGAGTTTGAACCGGATTTGGTCCTTATTTCATCTGGTTTTGATGCAGCCGATGGTGACACTATCGGCCAATGCCATGTTACTCCTGCTTGTTACGGTCACATGACCCATATGCTACTTTCGTTGGCTAAAGGAAACTTGTGTGTTGTCTTAGAAGGTGGGTACAATTTGGATTCTATAGCTAAGTCGGCGCTTGGTGTTTGTAAGGTGTTGGTCGGAGAACCACCAGATGAATTGCCTGCTCCTAAAAAGCAACCAACTCCAGaggcaaaaaaaatgatCGAAACAGTCATCAGAACGCAGTCAAAGTATTGGTCTTGCTTTAAGAACAGACATGGAAATGACGGGATCAATTTCAAGGATGCTATAACTTCAACATTGGACACAAGGAATTTCCCTTTACAAAATGCTATTAGAGAATACCAAGTTTCACAGCTCTCATCACAATTCAACTTTGTTCAACTTCcaattcttgatttgaatttaCCAGCAAATACTATGCTATGCACCTCAGGTATCCAAGACTCTGAAACACTTGTGGTGATCGTGCATGACACACCAGAGATTTGGTCTGAACGTGACACACAGACAGGAATTATTGATCCTTCTAGTTCAATTATCGTCGACAatgctttgaagatgatcaaTTGGGCAATGGATAGAAGATATGGAATAATTGACATAAATATACCTCAAACACTCTTTGAACATGCCAACTACCCAGGTGTTGCGTCATCACAAGAGATTCTGATATATTTATGGGATAACTACttgaaattcttccaaaatctACAAAAGGTGGCATTTATCGGCATTGGAGATGCCTACGGAGGCATTGTCCATTTATTAGGCCATAGGGATACCAGGTCAGTGGTAAAATGTGCAATATCATTTTTAGACAAAAAACCTCTTAAAGTAATGGTGCCATTAATTGACGAAACGTTAGGAGATTggtatttcaagaattccTTGGTATTCACAAGTAGCACACATTCTTGTTGGGGTAGTACGGCCAACGAAAATAAGAAGTTAAGAAAGAAGTATGGTAGAGTTTTGAAGGCAGATTGTGACGGAATGACAAACATATTCGATGAAcgttttgaagaagcaacTGATTTCATATTGGATTCTTTCGAAGAATGGAGTGAATCGGAATAATTAGAATATCATTATAAAGATATATGTAATTTTAAAAGTATTCTATAATGCACTTGgaaatcttctttcaaactctttcatttcttttcgagATTGGAAAGGGCTACCCACAGAATCTTGATCGGAATCCTGCTCTTTAACTTCGGATTTTGCTGGGCTTGTTCTGAAAGATTTTGCCTTTAGGTGTTTAGGCTTAGGTGGAAGATTTGGCTTCAAATGAGCTGGTTTGGGTGGCGGTGCTGGTTTGGATTTAGGAGCCTCATGCACAGGAGTGATCACTGTACTTGATTTACGATTTGCATTGGATTTATGGTGGTCAGATATATCGGTTTTCCTCCCAATATCAGTATATTTCCCGTATCCAGTGGCAGAAGAGCGATTGGGTATATCATCTGCATTGATTAGATCTTTAACGCGCTTCTGGatcgaagatgaagttTTCAAGGAAGAGGATCTTCTCAGTGATGATTTTGGTTTCTCCTTTTGTATATCTTCGATCAATTCATAGTCATTATTTTCCGGAACGAAGGAAAACGAGCTGGTGGACCGCCTATGGGATTTGGTGTTAGAAGAAGTATTTTCAGGAATGGATTTGCCTGAAGTACTTCTATACTTTCTTGCTTCTAAAGATGATTTTCTGGAACTGCTATCACCAGTGAACTGCATTGAGGAAATTCCCTTTCTTAATGCGTTAAATGCGGATTTTACGCTTTCACCGGTATTTTGTGCACTTCTAATGGTTGAAAAGCCCCTCTTCTCTCCGGTGATAACTTTTTTCATCTTAGAACCTATTTTACGAGTCAAGCTACCGCCAGTTGAGGTAGCTTCCAAGGATTCCGCAGAAGACAGAGATGATGCGACTGATTTTCTAGACAGAGATCGTGAAAGACCCAGTTCTGATGGATGATCGCTGGTTTGAGTTTCAGAGTCCACATACTTTGGTCTATCTAAGGATGTTCTGTTTGATGCCAAGATACTTGAAATGGCACCTCTACCATTTCTTACTGGACTCACAGAGG
Coding sequences within:
- the HDA1 gene encoding histone deacetylase HDA1 (highly similar to uniprot|P53973 Saccharomyces cerevisiae YNL021W HDA1 Putative catalytic subunit of a class II histone deacetylase complex that also contains Hda2p and Hda3p Hda1p interacts with the Hda2p-Hda3p subcomplex to form an active tetramer deletion increases histone H2B H3 and H4 acetylation); translated protein: MESKKPAEEPLERPSIKEIKNEGTAYTLPSKDESQRPVIVPPTKPKIRYSLLKTGICYDVRMRYHAKIFTSYFEYIDPHPEDPRRIYRVYKILAENGLIQDPTLSGADSIGDLMVKVPVREAEEEEILQVHSRQHLDFISQTEQLERESLLKETEGGDSVYFNNDSYLSAKLSCGGAIEACKAVVEGRVKNSIAVVRPPGHHAEPEIAGGFCLFSNVAVAAANMLKSYPESVRKIMIVDWDIHHGNGTQKAFYDDDRVLYVSLHRYQLGKYYPGTIHGNYDQTGEGKGEGFNCNITWPTGGVGDAEYMWAFEQVIMPMGREFEPDLVLISSGFDAADGDTIGQCHVTPACYGHMTHMLLSLAKGNLCVVLEGGYNLDSIAKSALGVCKVLVGEPPDELPAPKKQPTPEAKKMIETVIRTQSKYWSCFKNRHGNDGINFKDAITSTLDTRNFPLQNAIREYQVSQLSSQFNFVQLPILDLNLPANTMLCTSGIQDSETLVVIVHDTPEIWSERDTQTGIIDPSSSIIVDNALKMINWAMDRRYGIIDINIPQTLFEHANYPGVASSQEILIYLWDNYLKFFQNLQKVAFIGIGDAYGGIVHLLGHRDTRSVVKCAISFLDKKPLKVMVPLIDETLGDWYFKNSLVFTSSTHSCWGSTANENKKLRKKYGRVLKADCDGMTNIFDERFEEATDFILDSFEEWSESE